The Syntrophorhabdaceae bacterium genome has a segment encoding these proteins:
- the nhaA gene encoding Na+/H+ antiporter NhaA, whose amino-acid sequence MNSYPLEPLFGKIIGPFERFLRQTTASGIVLMCMTLLTLIVASSPWGNAYRHLWETPIRIGMGSHTMELSLHVWVNEGLMALFFLLVGLELKREIMVGELASLSNAALPVAGALGGMLAPALIYFFFNHTGPTSAGWGIPMATDIAFSVGILVLLAWRIPRNLIIFLTALAIADDLGAVLIIALFYTQTIDMTLLAAAAGTLGVLGLLNRGGIRHPLPYVILGVLLWLALLESGIHATLAGVLLAFTIPARPTYTPHQFDERLKEMRNAFHAETINCEETDAPFGISRMGTIAENLEKASSAVQSPQQRMEHHLSPWVTFGVIPLFAMANAGLDVLAMPFREVIVQPVTLGVVLGLVLGKFIGITSFAWLAVKLGVARLPGGVAWRHILGAAWLGGVGFTMSLFIGQLAFADRPSLFEEARMGIIVASLVSATLGLSWLYFGAGKPVASSESGAECSEDGKKALPD is encoded by the coding sequence ATGAACTCCTATCCCCTCGAACCCCTTTTCGGGAAGATCATTGGCCCCTTCGAACGATTTCTGCGCCAAACCACGGCAAGCGGCATCGTTCTCATGTGCATGACGCTCCTGACCCTGATCGTGGCCAGTTCGCCGTGGGGCAATGCCTATCGACATTTATGGGAGACACCCATTCGGATCGGTATGGGTTCTCATACGATGGAACTGTCTCTTCACGTATGGGTGAACGAAGGGCTGATGGCCCTCTTCTTTCTGCTCGTTGGTCTCGAACTGAAGCGTGAAATAATGGTGGGGGAGCTGGCATCTCTCAGCAATGCGGCACTTCCCGTCGCGGGGGCGCTGGGGGGGATGCTTGCGCCGGCTCTCATCTACTTCTTTTTCAATCATACCGGTCCGACCTCGGCAGGATGGGGTATCCCGATGGCCACAGACATCGCCTTTTCCGTTGGAATCCTTGTTCTCCTGGCCTGGCGCATTCCCAGGAATCTCATCATTTTTCTAACCGCTCTCGCCATCGCCGATGACCTGGGTGCCGTATTGATCATCGCGCTTTTTTACACGCAGACCATTGATATGACACTTCTGGCCGCCGCGGCCGGTACCCTGGGCGTTCTCGGTCTTTTGAACCGGGGAGGTATCCGTCACCCTTTACCTTATGTTATCCTGGGGGTTCTTCTCTGGCTGGCGCTTCTCGAATCGGGGATACATGCCACACTGGCCGGTGTCTTGCTTGCCTTTACGATTCCGGCACGGCCCACCTATACCCCGCACCAGTTTGACGAACGGCTTAAGGAAATGAGGAACGCTTTCCATGCGGAGACCATCAATTGCGAAGAAACTGACGCACCCTTCGGTATCAGCCGCATGGGCACCATTGCGGAGAACCTTGAAAAGGCATCCTCCGCCGTGCAATCGCCCCAACAGCGAATGGAGCACCATCTTTCCCCCTGGGTGACTTTTGGGGTGATCCCGCTTTTTGCCATGGCGAATGCCGGTCTGGATGTTCTCGCCATGCCCTTCCGGGAGGTCATTGTTCAGCCGGTAACCCTGGGGGTTGTTCTGGGGCTTGTCCTGGGAAAGTTTATTGGGATCACGAGTTTCGCCTGGCTTGCCGTGAAGCTTGGTGTCGCCAGACTCCCCGGTGGTGTCGCGTGGCGCCATATCCTGGGAGCGGCCTGGCTCGGCGGCGTCGGCTTCACCATGTCTCTTTTTATCGGGCAACTGGCTTTTGCCGACAGGCCTTCCCTGTTCGAGGAGGCCCGGATGGGCATAATTGTGGCATCCCTCGTGTCCGCGACCCTGGGCCTCTCCTGGCTTTACTTCGGCGCTGGAAAACCTGTTGCGAGCAGCGAGTCAGGGGCTGAGTGCTCAGAAGACGGAAAAAAGGCTCTGCCGGATTAG
- a CDS encoding recombinase family protein, with amino-acid sequence MSFDGEDPASQKSMIAEHASAKGFRIDNYITVELPAARRERSRRVKDLFFSVDRWDVIIIADLAVTGNDLSDIVAITGDLLKRGVRFIAARQGVDLNGPGDGSSKAATALFNMLTAVDKEVTSRRIKGVLAQKRNEGVVLGRPKGSISASKLDSKKELIVEYLSKGVSKASLARIVETSPTNLSSYLRTRKIVVAKKDPRAKKDALQKRSPEKEVPEEHMPPAAATVQAEPRVQFQETSEVLLCRHCGKNINDSRTTTCAGGYIDYPNGEFHPRIPYPEDEKERCPRCGVNPGGFHHDGCYMERCPKCGERLVSCGCRSIGSANGQDFSG; translated from the coding sequence ATGTCTTTCGATGGAGAGGATCCAGCCTCGCAGAAGAGCATGATCGCAGAACATGCATCGGCGAAGGGTTTCCGGATCGACAATTACATCACCGTTGAACTGCCTGCCGCCAGGAGGGAGCGCAGCCGCAGGGTAAAGGACCTCTTTTTCAGCGTTGACCGGTGGGATGTGATTATCATCGCGGACCTTGCGGTGACGGGGAATGACCTCTCGGATATTGTCGCGATAACAGGCGATCTCCTGAAGCGGGGGGTGCGGTTCATCGCGGCCAGACAGGGTGTGGACCTCAACGGCCCCGGGGACGGGTCGTCAAAGGCTGCCACAGCCCTTTTCAATATGCTCACTGCGGTGGATAAAGAGGTCACCTCCAGGCGTATCAAGGGGGTCCTTGCACAAAAGAGAAATGAAGGGGTGGTTCTGGGCAGGCCAAAAGGGAGCATTTCCGCATCGAAACTGGACAGTAAAAAAGAGCTTATCGTCGAATATCTCTCGAAAGGGGTGAGCAAGGCCTCTCTGGCCCGCATCGTCGAGACTTCTCCGACCAACCTGTCAAGCTATCTCAGAACGCGGAAGATAGTTGTAGCAAAGAAGGACCCCAGGGCGAAGAAGGATGCGCTTCAGAAAAGATCCCCCGAAAAAGAGGTTCCCGAAGAGCATATGCCGCCGGCTGCGGCGACGGTGCAAGCGGAACCGAGGGTTCAATTCCAGGAGACCTCAGAGGTTCTTCTGTGCAGACATTGCGGCAAGAACATCAACGATTCCAGAACAACGACATGCGCCGGTGGGTATATCGATTATCCCAATGGAGAGTTTCATCCTCGCATCCCCTATCCTGAGGACGAAAAGGAACGTTGTCCGAGGTGCGGGGTCAATCCGGGGGGATTCCATCACGATGGATGCTACATGGAGCGCTGTCCCAAGTGCGGGGAGAGGCTTGTTTCCTGCGGGTGCAGGAGCATTGGCAGCGCAAACGGACAGGACTTCAGCGGATAA
- a CDS encoding MogA/MoaB family molybdenum cofactor biosynthesis protein — MSYRVQIITVSDKGSRGERIDTSGPAIKGALEKEFVVGDIIIVPDEAEVIANAMVRAIDEEGVDMVVTTGGTGLSARDVTPEATRSVIDRDLPGFAEIMRAESYKITPRAIISRAVCGIRRKGIIINLPGSEKAAMECLGFIIGAIPHALAKLQGDPSDCATQG, encoded by the coding sequence GTGAGCTACCGTGTGCAGATAATAACAGTGAGTGACAAAGGTTCCCGAGGAGAACGCATCGATACCAGCGGTCCGGCCATCAAGGGAGCGCTTGAGAAGGAGTTTGTCGTAGGTGATATCATTATCGTGCCCGATGAAGCCGAGGTCATAGCGAATGCGATGGTCAGGGCCATCGATGAGGAAGGCGTCGATATGGTGGTCACCACAGGCGGTACGGGTCTTTCCGCGCGGGATGTGACCCCCGAGGCAACGCGCTCGGTCATCGACCGCGATCTCCCCGGCTTTGCCGAGATCATGCGCGCCGAAAGCTACAAGATCACGCCCCGGGCCATCATCTCCCGCGCCGTATGCGGCATCCGCCGCAAGGGCATCATCATCAATCTCCCCGGCAGTGAAAAGGCGGCCATGGAATGTCTTGGCTTCATCATCGGCGCCATCCCCCACGCTCTGGCGAAGCTTCAGGGCGACCCGTCGGACTGCGCCACGCAGGGATAA
- a CDS encoding MOSC domain-containing protein, translated as MKGKIISVNISEGKGEKKRNVGTCRLLKDKGLTGDAHAGFMHRQVSLLARESIDKIRAKGLDVNAGDFAENLTTEGIILHELPVGTTLRTSGGVLLRMTQIGKECHTRCNIFKTVGDCVMPREGIFTEVLTEGDVSVGDELEVLS; from the coding sequence ATGAAAGGAAAGATCATCTCCGTAAACATCAGCGAGGGGAAGGGTGAGAAGAAACGCAATGTCGGAACATGCCGGCTGCTCAAGGATAAAGGTCTGACAGGTGATGCCCACGCCGGGTTCATGCACCGCCAGGTAAGTCTTCTCGCCAGGGAAAGTATCGACAAGATCCGGGCGAAGGGTCTTGACGTCAATGCCGGCGATTTTGCGGAGAACCTTACCACCGAAGGCATCATCCTCCATGAACTGCCGGTGGGCACAACACTGCGGACCTCGGGAGGGGTTCTGTTGCGCATGACCCAGATCGGCAAGGAATGCCATACGCGCTGCAACATCTTCAAGACCGTGGGAGATTGCGTCATGCCGCGGGAGGGCATCTTTACCGAAGTGCTCACGGAAGGCGATGTCTCCGTGGGAGACGAATTGGAGGTCTTATCGTGA
- the moaC gene encoding cyclic pyranopterin monophosphate synthase MoaC, translated as MAKLSHVDSEGNARMVDVSGKKETQREAVASGRVTMSADTYALIRGGRGPKGDIFTVAKLAGIMAAKKTHDLIPLCHPLAITHIDVEFSFEDTHCTVEIISTVRTKGQTGVEMEALTCATVAALTIYDMCKAVDKGIELGPFVLLEKSGGKSGRYKRKTS; from the coding sequence TTGGCGAAATTGAGTCATGTTGACAGTGAAGGCAATGCACGGATGGTGGATGTTTCCGGGAAGAAAGAAACTCAACGTGAGGCGGTGGCATCGGGCAGGGTGACGATGTCCGCCGATACCTATGCCCTCATACGGGGCGGGCGCGGTCCCAAAGGAGACATATTCACCGTTGCAAAGCTCGCGGGGATCATGGCGGCGAAGAAGACCCATGACCTGATACCTTTGTGTCATCCCCTTGCTATTACCCATATCGACGTTGAGTTCAGCTTTGAAGACACGCACTGCACGGTGGAAATCATATCCACGGTCAGGACGAAGGGGCAAACGGGTGTCGAGATGGAAGCCTTGACCTGCGCCACCGTTGCCGCTCTCACTATCTACGACATGTGCAAGGCCGTGGACAAGGGTATTGAGCTCGGGCCCTTTGTTCTCCTCGAAAAAAGCGGGGGCAAGAGCGGGAGATATAAAAGGAAGACATCATAG
- the moaA gene encoding GTP 3',8-cyclase MoaA yields MKLIDDYNRVIDYIRISVTDRCNLRCRYCVDGDFPFIPHTEVLSYEEIIRFVRVCASMGVKKVRLTGGEPLTRKGLPHLLKELGAIEGISDISLTTNGILLADHLDELKEAGLRRINISLDTLRKDRFAWITCIDAFDKVIKSIKKASYDGLNPIKINTVIIKDFNDDEILDFVRIARKWDHEVRFIEFMPFGDMSLWKSTEIITSLQIEKVIRREFELIPSLKRGKGPARVYDIAGGSGRIGFISPVSSHICAECNRIRLTSRGMIRPCLFSDVEYDVKALLRSGRNDEEVKEFIRSVVKVKPEKKLEMGTIRKCQRSLRNIGG; encoded by the coding sequence ATGAAGCTCATAGACGACTACAACAGGGTCATCGATTATATACGCATTTCCGTCACCGACCGGTGCAACCTGCGCTGCAGGTACTGCGTTGACGGCGATTTTCCCTTTATCCCCCACACCGAGGTCCTCTCCTACGAGGAGATCATCCGTTTCGTCAGGGTATGCGCCTCGATGGGGGTCAAAAAGGTCCGCCTCACAGGCGGGGAGCCGCTCACCAGAAAAGGTTTGCCCCATCTGCTCAAGGAGCTTGGCGCCATCGAAGGGATCTCCGACATAAGCCTCACGACGAACGGCATCCTTCTCGCCGACCATCTGGATGAATTGAAAGAGGCGGGACTCAGGCGCATCAATATCAGCCTCGATACGCTGAGAAAGGACAGGTTTGCCTGGATCACCTGCATCGACGCCTTCGACAAGGTCATCAAGAGCATCAAGAAAGCATCCTATGACGGGTTGAATCCCATAAAGATTAATACCGTGATCATAAAAGATTTCAATGATGATGAGATACTCGATTTTGTCCGTATTGCAAGAAAGTGGGACCACGAGGTGAGGTTCATCGAGTTTATGCCCTTCGGTGACATGTCGCTGTGGAAATCCACCGAAATAATAACGTCGCTGCAGATAGAGAAGGTCATCCGCCGGGAATTCGAGCTCATTCCTTCGCTGAAGCGCGGCAAAGGTCCTGCCAGGGTCTACGATATAGCGGGCGGCTCCGGAAGGATAGGTTTCATCAGTCCCGTCTCCAGTCATATCTGTGCGGAATGTAATCGAATAAGGCTGACCTCGAGGGGCATGATACGCCCCTGCCTTTTTTCCGACGTGGAATACGACGTAAAGGCGCTGCTGAGGTCAGGCAGGAACGATGAAGAGGTCAAGGAGTTCATCCGCAGCGTCGTGAAGGTGAAACCGGAAAAGAAGCTCGAGATGGGCACAATACGAAAATGCCAGAGGAGCTTGAGGAATATAGGAGGATGA
- a CDS encoding PIN domain-containing protein yields the protein MEQALKRIILVDFENIQKFDFDHIDTTHTDIAIFVGKSQNKIPFSLVEKAQTFGERLAWVKIAGDGKNNLDFHLAFELGRLSERMDKDVELIILSKDSGYDSLIRYINELGIKTKRIANPAELSDSKKQLPSSNFTNYIVNNLNKIDGQKRPRTLKTLKKHVESLLRDKAGSSEIEAILEEMFIRGLLSEVNNRLKYTFDASEENK from the coding sequence ATGGAACAGGCGCTGAAGCGGATCATCCTCGTTGATTTCGAGAACATTCAAAAATTCGACTTCGACCATATCGATACCACGCATACGGATATTGCCATTTTTGTGGGCAAATCACAGAACAAGATCCCCTTCTCCCTCGTTGAAAAGGCCCAGACCTTTGGGGAGCGTCTGGCATGGGTAAAGATAGCCGGAGACGGCAAGAACAACCTCGACTTCCACCTTGCCTTTGAGCTGGGCAGGCTCAGCGAGAGAATGGACAAGGATGTGGAACTTATCATACTCTCAAAGGACAGCGGATACGATTCACTCATAAGGTATATCAACGAACTGGGTATAAAAACGAAGAGGATCGCCAACCCGGCGGAGCTTTCCGACAGCAAGAAGCAGCTTCCATCATCGAACTTCACCAATTACATCGTCAATAACCTTAACAAGATCGACGGACAGAAGCGCCCGCGGACACTAAAGACCCTCAAGAAGCATGTCGAATCGTTGCTTCGCGACAAGGCCGGAAGCAGCGAGATAGAAGCCATACTCGAAGAGATGTTCATCAGGGGCCTTCTCAGCGAGGTCAACAACCGCCTGAAGTACACCTTCGACGCATCTGAAGAAAATAAGTAA